Proteins encoded in a region of the Anopheles aquasalis chromosome 2, idAnoAquaMG_Q_19, whole genome shotgun sequence genome:
- the LOC126581061 gene encoding JNK1/MAPK8-associated membrane protein, with amino-acid sequence MLKMLDKCPGLYCGRTFLANGSLSECGACLRGYRVNERYVCSPCENDLTSHDWLYLGFMTFLPLIIHWFCIDFNAHLTKFTKGELILHASACIEVFLSAFLTILFTDPIWELRINSCGVRKLSDWYTLFHNPTPNYETTLYCTQEAVYPLQTMIFVFYLFCVTFMMIIRPGLNVKFLPYRGKLAVYYALYIFPILALLHAVAGGLIYYSFPYLSIMISLVSNALHFSLKLDPTMKSLLETSITQMRNATIILGHWALLAYGIVSIPYDISYFSLLLVPVPALFYIFTAKYTHPDNFK; translated from the exons ATGCTGAAAATGCTGGACAAATGTCCCGGTCTCTACTGCGGACGAACGTTTCTCGCGAACGGATCGCTGAGTGAGTGCGGCGCCTGCCTGCGGGGTTACCGGGTCAACGAGCGGTACGTTTGCTCACCGTGCGAAAATGACCTTACATCACACGATTGGCTGTACCTGGGCTTTATGACCTTTCTGCCACTGATCATCCATTGGTTCTGTATCGATTTCAACGCTCATCTAACCAA aTTTACGAAGGGTGAGCTGATACTGCACGCCAGCGCCTGCATCGAGGTTTTCCTATCCGCGTTTCTAACGATTCTGTTCACCGATCCCATCTGGGAGCTGCGCATCAACTCGTGCGGCGTTCGAAAGCTGTCCGACTGGTACACGCTGTTCCACAATCCCACACCCAACTATGAGACAACACTGTACTGTACGCAGGAGGCCGTGTATCCGCTGCAGACGATGATCTTCGTGTTCTATCTCTTCTGCGTCACGTTCATGATGATCATTCGGCCTGGTTTGAACGTAAAGTTCCTACCGTACCGTGGCAAGCTGGCCGTCTACTATGCGCTGTACATATTCCCCATTCTGGCGCTACTGCATGCCGTCGCCGGTGGACTCATAT ATTACTCATTTCCGTATCTTAGCATCATGATTTCGTTGGTTTCGAATGCGTTACACTTTTCTCTCAAACTCGATCCCACCATGAAGTCACTGCTAGAAACATCCATCACACAGATGCGAAATGCGACCATAATCC TTGGACACTGGGCGCTGCTTGCCTACGGCATTGTGTCGATTCCGTACGATATATCGTACTTTTCACTACTGCTCGTACCTGTGCCTGCGCTGTTTTACATCTTCACTGCGAAATACACTCATCCGGATAATTTTAAGTAG
- the LOC126581053 gene encoding uncharacterized protein LOC126581053, whose product MDTVSDDSNGASRRKSNHPYTRDDLKTAVTKIVETGMSIRRAAFESNIPRTTLSTYLRSASYAKASKLLPHEEQALYQAMTDCCKRGFPIRRRLVQTAAEALMQKSSSAQQRMHPFQENEFGRRCFLKFARRWLSVDQEKDRKYLGHIAGDWFLHIELYLKEANLVDVLKQPRRVFLCDELRFRERVEMPESVRGLLKPMTMLYTFTAAGEHLSPLLVYPFQRDIPADIVQAAPKNCAIVAHEQGLVTPKTFTAYLDKVVDKYVAANGIEKPILLFVDESKIELTLHLHNSCKRLGIVLLGISGSQVCKPTFNVFNDICAGWVKEVPRFQTETGRPFTLADCAGLMQTVNQRYIKAEVVVKDFGTSHLCPWKRPTFEPSERPAAGSAVAHSSNTTDDDWANEDEGDDDEMDLEIEHFLENVDGWSDDEYYESEAGGEGATLDDHDFVDGDNDEYVGDEQETPRVTDWHSMNRSAKDEQTSKETTAPIVPIKVTIENTVDAVEKKDEHRQHPMNHNEAANAGEEQQQANNNTDDEADGPPDDIDISINFIDFKRAIGSELTERFERKLESEKGVELANHAENVLFDIYRQFRCDIVTDSDDDYDIVEIGDD is encoded by the exons ATGGACACTGTATCGG ACGATAGCAACGGAGCATCCCGTCGGAAAAGCAACCACCCGTACACGCGCGACGACTTGAAGACGGCGGTAACCAAGATAGTGGAAACCGGCATGTCGATCCGCCGGGCGGCATTCGAGAGCAATATTCCCAGAACAACACTGTCCACGTACCTGCGATCGGCCAGCTACGCCAAGGCTAGTAAGCTGCTGCCCCACGAAGAGCAGGCGCTGTACCAGGCGATGACGGACTGCTGCAAGCGAGGATTCCCGATTCGTAGGCGTCTCGTACAGACGGCGGCCGAAGCATTGATGCAGAAGTCGAGCTCTGCCCAGCAACGTATGCACCCGTTCCAGGAAAACGAGTTTGGGCGCCGCTGCTTCCTCAAGTTTGCCCGCCGGTGGCTATCGGTCGATCAGGAAAAGGATCGCAAGTACCTGGGACACATCGCCGGCGACTGGTTCCTGCACATCGAACTGTATCTTAAAGAGGCCAATCTGGTTGACGTTTTGAAGCAACCGCGGAGAGTGTTCCTGTGCGATGAGTTACGCTTTCGCGAGCGCGTTGAAATGCCGGAGAGTGTGCGAGGTTTGTTGaagccgatgacgatgctgtACACGTTTACGGCGGCCGGGGAGCATTTGTCGCCGTTGCTGGTGTATCCCTTTCAGCGGGACATCCCGGCCGACATTGTACAGGCCGCACCGAAGAACTGTGCCATCGTAGCGCACGAGCAGGGTCTGGTTACGCCAAAAACGTTCACCGCCTACCTGGATAAGGTGGTGGATAAGTACGTGGCAGCGAACGGTATCGAGAAGCCCATTCTGTTGTTCGTGGATGAATCGAAGATAGAGCTTACGCTTCATCTGCACAACTCCTGCAAACGATTGGGCATCGTGCTGCTCGGCATCAGTGGGTCGCAGGTGTGCAAACCGACGTTCAACGTGTTTAACGACATTTGCGCCGGTTGGGTAAAAGAGGTGCCACGCTTCCAGACCGAAACGGGACGCCCATTCACACTGGCCGATTGTGCTGGGCTCATGCAGACGGTTAACCAGCGATACATCAAAGCGGAAGTGGTAGTAAAAGACTTTGGCACCAGCCATCTGTGTCCATGGAAGAGGCCCACGTTCGAGCCGTCGGAACGACCGGCAGCTGGTAGCGCGGTTGCGCACAGTAGTAATACCACTGATGACGATTGGGCCAATGAGGACGAAGGGGATGACGATGAGATGGATTTGGAGATTGAACATTTCCTGGAGAATGTTGACGGTTGGTCAGATGATGAGTACTACGAATCGGAGGCCGGCGGTGAAGGTGCCACACTGGATGATCACGATTTTGTCGACGGAGACAATGATGAGTATGTGGGCGATGAGCAGGAGACCCCAAGGGTCACAGATTGGCATTCGATGAACCGATCAGCAAAAGATGAGCAAACGTCCAAAGAAACTACGGCGCCAATTGTGCCGATCAAAGTCACCATAGAAAATACGGTCGATGCGGTGGAGAAAAAGGATGAACACCGCCAACATCCCATGAATCACAATGAGGCTGCTAATGCAGGCGAGGAACAACAGCAGGCGAACAATAATACAGACGACGAAGCAGATGGCCCGCCGGACGATATTGATATCAGTATTAACTTCATCGATTTCAAACGTGCCATTGGCAGTGAGCTAACGGAGCggttcgaacggaagctcgaAAGTGAGAAGGGGGTAGAGCTGGCGAACCATGCCGAGAATGTCCTGTTCGACATTTATCGCCAATTCCGGTGCGATATTGTAaccgacagcgacgacgattaTGATATAGTGGAGATCGGAGACGATTGA
- the LOC126581050 gene encoding vacuolar protein sorting-associated protein 33B — protein MESTQPTGKLLLGFRTIAQEKLQHVFYSIPSEKDLIIEPALIKPLEHVCGASWLRKKGIDKIFKFDPKNPPPKRKQFVYFITSSLLTFKSVLDQISGYQSQTSSLMEPDIRTKQYHVLVFPFVLASFEQLLEEEGLHGIVELHNFQWDFLLLDDSILSLELPNVFADVFVRHDTTLLASIAQSVRIFNLVMGKPHLIFSLGENAEKILQMVQRIESNKRVGSGTVGKAGEQHQPQPQPQSKEPAFATMLIVDRDRDYPACLLTSVVYSGLLVEIQKLNSGFLVVDGESNKIKTGKLAVLREDCDGTWRHKESPQTDSGGGQEVSSLRMSGAQDAIYLEHKYRHFSEVISMLSAQAKTLGLEGKAYSREMKLNEMKDYVTNKLPKVAAAKRELFKHLRLCETIVEEIGANFEKHQMIEESILTNTNRKQIMNYIMELLSSDAHRYNTLRLMCLYHVTIGLVPEDMAKLMTGYLNAFGYGNLTVFHNLYQAKLFPDTTNLSKTKLLSQISIPTLKTPFQLEANKLKQLPTDATTVEATASSNAGQGRENMLIGTGEGTAARTTGKACPSYVFNGNYIPLITQLTSMIFSASSFDNLNTRLGHLERLKVSGRALSSVVEPRPIKELAASSHKTTLNQLLPFREKTMFVFVVGGITYAEIAACHLLERTIGAKIVLSSDRIIAGHDLIESVVQ, from the exons ATGGAATCCACTCAGCCCACCGGAAAGTTGCTGCTTGGATTCAGGACGATCGCCCAGGAGAAGCTACAGCACGtattttattccattccatccgagAAGGATCTGATCATTGAACCGGCGCTCATCAAACCGTTAGAGCATGTCTGTGGGGCGTCTTGGTTGCG CAAGAAAGGAATCGATAAGATCTTCAAGTTCGATCCGAAGAATCCACCGCCAAAACGGAAGCAGTTCGTGTACTTTATCACTTCGAGCCTGCTCACGTTCAAGAGCGTGCTGGACCAGATCAGCGGTTACCAGAGCCAAACCAGCAGCCTAATGGAGCCGGACATACGGACCAAGCAGTACCACGTGCTGGTGTTTCCGTTTGTGCTGGCCAGTTttgagcagctgctggaggaagAGGGTCTACACGGGATCGTGGAGCTGCACAACTTTCAGTGGGACtttttgctgctcgatgatTCCATCCTGAGCCTGGAGCTGCCGAACGTGTTTGCGGACGTGTTCGTGCGCCACGATACCACCCTGCTCGCATCGATTGCCCAGAGCGTACGGATCTTTAACCTGGTGATGGGCAAACCACATCTGATCTTTAGTCTTGGGGAGAACGCAGAGAAAATCCTGCAGATGGTACAGCGCATTGAAAGCAACAAACGGGTCGGATCCGGGACGGTAGGTAAAGCGGGCGAACAGCACCAGCCCCAGCCCCAGCCCCAGTCGAAGGAGCCAGCATTCGCTACGATGCTTATCGTCGATCGGGATCGTGATTATCCGGCCTGCTTGCTCACCTCGGTGGTCTACAGTGGGCTGCTGGTAGAAATCCAAAAGCTAAACTCCGGCTTCCTGGTGGTGGACGGAGAAAGCAACAAGATAAAAACCGGTAAACTGGCCGTACTGCGAGAAGACTGCGATGGCACTTGGCGGCACAAGGAATCCCCGCAGACCGACAGTGGGGGCGGCCAGGAGGTATCGAGTTTGCGGATGAGCGGTGCCCAAGATGCAATCTATCTCGAGCACAAGTATCGCCACTTTTCCGAGGTCATCAGCATGCTCAGTGCCCAGGCCAAAACGCTCGGGCTCGAAGGAAAGGCTTACTCGCGGGAAATGAAGCTGAACGAGATGAAGGACTACGTCACGAACAAACTGCCCAAGGTGGCGGCAGCGAAAAGGGAACTGTTCAAACATCTGCGCCTCTGCGAGACGATCGTAGAGGAAATCGGCGCCAACTTCGAGAAGCATCAGATGATCGAGGAAAGCATTCTGACCAACACGAACCGAAAGCAAATCATGAACTACATTATGGAGCTGCTCAGCAGCGATGCCCATCGCTACAATACGCTCCGGTTGATGTGTCTCTACCATGTCACCATCGGTCTAGTGCCGGAAGATATGGCCAAGTTGATGACTGGCTATCTGAATGCGTTCGGGTACGGCAACCTGACCGTGTTTCACAATCTCTACCAAGCCAAGCTGTTCCCCGATACGACGAATCTCAGTAAAACCAAGCTTCTCTCCCAAATATCGATTCCCACGTTGAAAACACCGTTCCAGCTCGAAGCGAACAAGCTAAAACAGCTGCCAACGGATGCCACAACGGTAGAAGCAACGGCCAGCAGTAacgcagggcagggcagggaaaACATGCTTATTGGCACCGGCGAAGGAACTGCAGCCCGTACCACCGGTAAGGCGTGTCCGAGCTATGTGTTCAACGGGAACTACATTCCACTCATCACCCAACTCACGAGCATGATATTCAGTGCGTCAAGCTTCGACAACCTAAACACCCGTTTGGGGCACCTGGAGCGGTTAAAAGTATCCGGACGGGCACTGAGCAGTGTAGTGGAGCCGCGGCCCATCAAGGAGCTGGCCGCAAGCAGCCATAAAACGACACTGAATCAACTGTTGCCATTCCGAGAGAAAACGATGTTCGTGTTTGTTGTCGGTGGCATAACGTACGCGGAAATTGCGGCCTGCCATCTGCTCGAGCGTACCATTGGGGCGAAGATTGTGCTCTCTTCCGATCGTATCATTGCCGGTCACGATCTGATTGAGAGTGTTGTGCAGTAA
- the LOC126581047 gene encoding uncharacterized protein LOC126581047 isoform X1 — protein sequence MEGDMNSFLFGQDWPADDFMENLLKMNVPPIFGDGTLTGDGGGPDELDDFMSRLSNSYPSGMDLGEQPIMSPLSSHSGSDQEFHGFQSVTGSSSGNSFDGCFDDGGATGMPMVPKSEMDEDFGMLDMLISSDQPLSSAASDSGLSSDHLDLDPNTEYDILSPALSSPGPSISERGGQNSPSHYASSIEMQHPASVQFQPAASLSHAPIAVQSINPQKSNPVQIQTVPQQGNAARTITLTKPQTNKTVTGVNVVPMQQATAVSSAKFQQPLVGVKTIVSNGGGTKKILQNGSAQVGQQLVGGTGKEFRIIRMATMKNGQTVAVTNGLTPVSSANTAAMPNKKITLQVKNAPSTAGATVGAKGSTGAVLSKNVVVTSAGASTGSSNVSGVRKIIRMQQQTNQNGRSILLPLSIQDLRSIKIVNTNNMKSKPANIKLAAASLLQRSKQGLVQGNIVLTKEQLFAETDGGLSDAAPSSSSDSESYVFDDIIQQSNSMIAEAERQQNHLISDSDVEPDGDDIADDDDDDGELDEIGKGRNRNGTYQKLVLTNEEKRLLAKEGISLPTSYPLTKHEERELKRIRRKIRNKISAQDSRKRKKEYVDGLEERVKQCTEENQNLVKRIKILQSQNHDLISQMKRIQSLLTKGTSKTTQPATCLMVLLISMALVAVPNLKLGNTTTQQNIQDSIEMSELMQEPANDKLQVTAAAAATQSNRRSLLFDTKESADEEVNFEEIMSSFNANSLIANEHDYFTELDSRQMHEQQPLAKRPKLATPTLIEYDVDDDLWNGGSNARIKQEPASSGGRQCVDAAELFQQKFREFQDVLHRSTLEEGFSVGDGSVKAETVKSPTSELIVDRDLLDLVATKNNGLLELNMDTYSNVLAASEYVVPSGINLLVSGAMSPSANGADSDGGSDGSDVPKLNASQQIQQQQNNKRKLLL from the exons CAAGATTGGCCGGCAGATGATTTCATGGAAAATCTGCTAAAGATGAACGTTCCGCCGATCTTCGGTGATGGGACGCTCAcgggcgacggtggtggtcccgatGAGCTGGACGATTTCATGAGCCGCCTCAGCAATAGCTACCCATCGGGAATGGATCTCGGTGAGCAACCGATCATGTCACCGCTGTCGTCACACTCCGGATCGGACCAGGAGTTTCATGGATTCCAAAGTGTGACCGGAAGCAGTAGTGGCAACTCGTTCGATGGTTGtttcgacgatggtggtgcgacGGGCATGCCCATGGTACCGAAATCCGAGATGGACGAAGACTTTGGCATGCTGGACATGCTGATCTCTTCTGACCAACCGCTGTCATCGGCCGCCTCCGATAGTGGGCTCTCGAGTGACCATCTGGATTT GGACCCAAACACCGAATACGACATTCTCAGTCCCGCACTTTCATCGCCCGGCCCATCCATTAGCGAACGTGGCGGTCAGAATTCGCCGTCGCACTATGCGAGTTCGATAGAAATGCAGCATCCGGCGTCGGTGCAGTTTCAACCAGCGGCCTCCCTTTCTCATGCACCGATCGCTGTCCAGTCGATTAACCCGCAAAAATCAAACCCGGTGCAAATCCAGACCGTTCCGCAACAAGGAAATGCGGCCCGTACCATTACCCtgacaaaaccacaaaccaacaaaacggtAACGGGAGTGAACGTTGTTCCGATGCAGCAGGCAACAGCAGTGTCGTCAGCAAAATTTCAACAACCACTGGTTGGTGTGAAAACTATCGTCAGCAACGGCGGGGGAACTAAGAAGATTCTGCAAAACGGGTCTGCACAAGTCGGTCAACAGCTCGTTGGTGGTACCGGGAAGGAATTTAGAATCATTCGAATGGCCACGATGAAAAACGGCCAAACGGTAGCGGTAACGAACGGGCTTACACCAGTTTCGTCCGCTAACACGGCCGCTATGCCTAACAAGAAAATTACGCTCCAAGTAAAGAACGCACCAAGCACGGCAGGAGCTACGGTCGGCGCAAAAGGCTCCACCGGAGCAGTTCTTTCGAAAAACGTAGTTGTTACGTCGGCGGGTGCCTCTACCGGGTCATCGAATGTTTCCGGTGTACGGAAGATCATCCGTATGCAGCAACAGACGAACCAAAATGGTCGCTCGATACTACTTCCCCTGTCGATACAGGATCTTCGTTCGATCAAGATTGTTAATACCAACAACATGAAGAGCAAACCGGCGAACATTAAGCTGGCGGCTGCCAGTTTACTGCAACGCTCGAAGCAGGGCCTGGTGCAGGGTAATATCGTTCTGACTAAGGAGCAGCTGTTTGCGGAGACAGACGGTGGACTGTCAGATGCGGCTCCCAGTAGTTCGTCGGATTCGGAGAGCTACGTGTTCGACGATATCATACAGCAGAGCAACTCGATGATAGCGGAGGCTGAGCGGCAGCAGAACCACCTCATCAGTGACTCGGACGTGGAGCCGGATGGGGATGACattgcggatgatgatgacgacgatggggaGCTGGATGAAATCGGTAAAGGGCGCAACCGCAATGGCACGTACCAGAAGCTTGTACTAACGAATGAGGAGAAGCGGCTGCTGGCCAAGGAGGGTATATCGCTACCGACGAGCTACCCGTTGACCAAGCATGAGGAGCGCGAGCTGAAGCGAATCCGTCGCAAGATTCGCAACAAGATCTCGGCCCAGGATTCTCGCAAACGCAAGAAGGAGTACGTCGATGGACTGGAGGAACG CGTTAAGCAGTGCACGGAGGAGAACCAGAATCTAGTGAAACGGATCAAGATTCTGCAGAGCCAGAACCATGATTTGATCAGCCAGATGAAGCGCATCCAATCGCTGTTGACGAAGGGTACGAGCAAAACGACACAACCGGCCACCTgcctgatggtgctgctgatcagtATGGCGCTCGTAGCCGTCCCGAACCTGAAGCTCGGAAACACGACCACCCAGCAAAACATTCAGGATTCGATCGAGATGTCCGAGTTGATGCAGGAACCGGCCAACGATAAGCTGCAGGTGacagcggcggccgcggcaACACAGTCAAACCGTCGCTCCCTGCTGTTCGACACCAAGGAGTCGGCCGATGAGGAGGTGAATTTCGAGGAAATCATGTCATCGTTCAATGCGAACTCGCTGATTGCCAACGAGCACGACTACTTCACCGAGTTGGACAGTCGCCAGatgcacgagcagcagccgctggcCAAGCGACCAAAGCTCGCCACACCGACGCTCATCGAGTACGATGTGGACGACGATTTGTGGAACGGAGGAAGCAATGCGCGCATTAAGCAGGAACCCGCGAGCAGTGGTGGCCGCCAGTGTGTCGATGCGGCAGAGCTGTTCCAACAAAAGTTCCGCGAGTTCCAGGATGTACTGCATCGATCGACGCTGGAAGAAGGCTTCTCGGTTGGTGATGGTTCAGTTAAGGCGGAAACCGTTAAGTCGCCGACCAGTGAGCTGATCGTTGATCGTGATCTGCTCGATCTCGTTGCGACCAAGAACAACGGGCTGCTGGAGCTAAACATGGACACCTATTCGAACGTTCTAGCAGCGAGCGAATACGTGGTGCCGAGCGGAATCAATCTGCTTGTTTCTGGTGCAATGTCGCCTTCGGCCAATGGCGCTGACAGCGATGGTGGATCCGATGGTTCGGACGTTCCGAAATTGAACGCCTCGCAgcagatccagcagcagcaaaacaacaaacgcaagctgctgctataa
- the LOC126581047 gene encoding uncharacterized protein LOC126581047 isoform X2 yields MSISDENGYLQDWPADDFMENLLKMNVPPIFGDGTLTGDGGGPDELDDFMSRLSNSYPSGMDLGEQPIMSPLSSHSGSDQEFHGFQSVTGSSSGNSFDGCFDDGGATGMPMVPKSEMDEDFGMLDMLISSDQPLSSAASDSGLSSDHLDLDPNTEYDILSPALSSPGPSISERGGQNSPSHYASSIEMQHPASVQFQPAASLSHAPIAVQSINPQKSNPVQIQTVPQQGNAARTITLTKPQTNKTVTGVNVVPMQQATAVSSAKFQQPLVGVKTIVSNGGGTKKILQNGSAQVGQQLVGGTGKEFRIIRMATMKNGQTVAVTNGLTPVSSANTAAMPNKKITLQVKNAPSTAGATVGAKGSTGAVLSKNVVVTSAGASTGSSNVSGVRKIIRMQQQTNQNGRSILLPLSIQDLRSIKIVNTNNMKSKPANIKLAAASLLQRSKQGLVQGNIVLTKEQLFAETDGGLSDAAPSSSSDSESYVFDDIIQQSNSMIAEAERQQNHLISDSDVEPDGDDIADDDDDDGELDEIGKGRNRNGTYQKLVLTNEEKRLLAKEGISLPTSYPLTKHEERELKRIRRKIRNKISAQDSRKRKKEYVDGLEERVKQCTEENQNLVKRIKILQSQNHDLISQMKRIQSLLTKGTSKTTQPATCLMVLLISMALVAVPNLKLGNTTTQQNIQDSIEMSELMQEPANDKLQVTAAAAATQSNRRSLLFDTKESADEEVNFEEIMSSFNANSLIANEHDYFTELDSRQMHEQQPLAKRPKLATPTLIEYDVDDDLWNGGSNARIKQEPASSGGRQCVDAAELFQQKFREFQDVLHRSTLEEGFSVGDGSVKAETVKSPTSELIVDRDLLDLVATKNNGLLELNMDTYSNVLAASEYVVPSGINLLVSGAMSPSANGADSDGGSDGSDVPKLNASQQIQQQQNNKRKLLL; encoded by the exons CAAGATTGGCCGGCAGATGATTTCATGGAAAATCTGCTAAAGATGAACGTTCCGCCGATCTTCGGTGATGGGACGCTCAcgggcgacggtggtggtcccgatGAGCTGGACGATTTCATGAGCCGCCTCAGCAATAGCTACCCATCGGGAATGGATCTCGGTGAGCAACCGATCATGTCACCGCTGTCGTCACACTCCGGATCGGACCAGGAGTTTCATGGATTCCAAAGTGTGACCGGAAGCAGTAGTGGCAACTCGTTCGATGGTTGtttcgacgatggtggtgcgacGGGCATGCCCATGGTACCGAAATCCGAGATGGACGAAGACTTTGGCATGCTGGACATGCTGATCTCTTCTGACCAACCGCTGTCATCGGCCGCCTCCGATAGTGGGCTCTCGAGTGACCATCTGGATTT GGACCCAAACACCGAATACGACATTCTCAGTCCCGCACTTTCATCGCCCGGCCCATCCATTAGCGAACGTGGCGGTCAGAATTCGCCGTCGCACTATGCGAGTTCGATAGAAATGCAGCATCCGGCGTCGGTGCAGTTTCAACCAGCGGCCTCCCTTTCTCATGCACCGATCGCTGTCCAGTCGATTAACCCGCAAAAATCAAACCCGGTGCAAATCCAGACCGTTCCGCAACAAGGAAATGCGGCCCGTACCATTACCCtgacaaaaccacaaaccaacaaaacggtAACGGGAGTGAACGTTGTTCCGATGCAGCAGGCAACAGCAGTGTCGTCAGCAAAATTTCAACAACCACTGGTTGGTGTGAAAACTATCGTCAGCAACGGCGGGGGAACTAAGAAGATTCTGCAAAACGGGTCTGCACAAGTCGGTCAACAGCTCGTTGGTGGTACCGGGAAGGAATTTAGAATCATTCGAATGGCCACGATGAAAAACGGCCAAACGGTAGCGGTAACGAACGGGCTTACACCAGTTTCGTCCGCTAACACGGCCGCTATGCCTAACAAGAAAATTACGCTCCAAGTAAAGAACGCACCAAGCACGGCAGGAGCTACGGTCGGCGCAAAAGGCTCCACCGGAGCAGTTCTTTCGAAAAACGTAGTTGTTACGTCGGCGGGTGCCTCTACCGGGTCATCGAATGTTTCCGGTGTACGGAAGATCATCCGTATGCAGCAACAGACGAACCAAAATGGTCGCTCGATACTACTTCCCCTGTCGATACAGGATCTTCGTTCGATCAAGATTGTTAATACCAACAACATGAAGAGCAAACCGGCGAACATTAAGCTGGCGGCTGCCAGTTTACTGCAACGCTCGAAGCAGGGCCTGGTGCAGGGTAATATCGTTCTGACTAAGGAGCAGCTGTTTGCGGAGACAGACGGTGGACTGTCAGATGCGGCTCCCAGTAGTTCGTCGGATTCGGAGAGCTACGTGTTCGACGATATCATACAGCAGAGCAACTCGATGATAGCGGAGGCTGAGCGGCAGCAGAACCACCTCATCAGTGACTCGGACGTGGAGCCGGATGGGGATGACattgcggatgatgatgacgacgatggggaGCTGGATGAAATCGGTAAAGGGCGCAACCGCAATGGCACGTACCAGAAGCTTGTACTAACGAATGAGGAGAAGCGGCTGCTGGCCAAGGAGGGTATATCGCTACCGACGAGCTACCCGTTGACCAAGCATGAGGAGCGCGAGCTGAAGCGAATCCGTCGCAAGATTCGCAACAAGATCTCGGCCCAGGATTCTCGCAAACGCAAGAAGGAGTACGTCGATGGACTGGAGGAACG CGTTAAGCAGTGCACGGAGGAGAACCAGAATCTAGTGAAACGGATCAAGATTCTGCAGAGCCAGAACCATGATTTGATCAGCCAGATGAAGCGCATCCAATCGCTGTTGACGAAGGGTACGAGCAAAACGACACAACCGGCCACCTgcctgatggtgctgctgatcagtATGGCGCTCGTAGCCGTCCCGAACCTGAAGCTCGGAAACACGACCACCCAGCAAAACATTCAGGATTCGATCGAGATGTCCGAGTTGATGCAGGAACCGGCCAACGATAAGCTGCAGGTGacagcggcggccgcggcaACACAGTCAAACCGTCGCTCCCTGCTGTTCGACACCAAGGAGTCGGCCGATGAGGAGGTGAATTTCGAGGAAATCATGTCATCGTTCAATGCGAACTCGCTGATTGCCAACGAGCACGACTACTTCACCGAGTTGGACAGTCGCCAGatgcacgagcagcagccgctggcCAAGCGACCAAAGCTCGCCACACCGACGCTCATCGAGTACGATGTGGACGACGATTTGTGGAACGGAGGAAGCAATGCGCGCATTAAGCAGGAACCCGCGAGCAGTGGTGGCCGCCAGTGTGTCGATGCGGCAGAGCTGTTCCAACAAAAGTTCCGCGAGTTCCAGGATGTACTGCATCGATCGACGCTGGAAGAAGGCTTCTCGGTTGGTGATGGTTCAGTTAAGGCGGAAACCGTTAAGTCGCCGACCAGTGAGCTGATCGTTGATCGTGATCTGCTCGATCTCGTTGCGACCAAGAACAACGGGCTGCTGGAGCTAAACATGGACACCTATTCGAACGTTCTAGCAGCGAGCGAATACGTGGTGCCGAGCGGAATCAATCTGCTTGTTTCTGGTGCAATGTCGCCTTCGGCCAATGGCGCTGACAGCGATGGTGGATCCGATGGTTCGGACGTTCCGAAATTGAACGCCTCGCAgcagatccagcagcagcaaaacaacaaacgcaagctgctgctataa